The Citrifermentans bemidjiense Bem genome window below encodes:
- a CDS encoding HAD family hydrolase: MFSAVIFDFDGIIVDTEPAHYEAFQKVLAPLGLGFPWQDYLDGFLGLDDRDAFRKVFRIEGRPLYDAELDDLIRLKGLAFTDMVSAGVTPYPGVVELIRALSVRLPVALCSGARRSDVVPVLALLGLAGSFDAMVTADEVAASKPDPESYRTAVARLRKIFPAVDASTTLAIEDTPAGIASATGAGVKVLAVTNSYPRERLVEATWIVDSLCSVDLSSSSDAPPACA; this comes from the coding sequence ATGTTCAGCGCAGTGATTTTTGATTTCGATGGGATCATAGTGGACACCGAGCCGGCGCACTACGAGGCATTTCAGAAGGTGCTCGCCCCCCTCGGCCTGGGCTTTCCGTGGCAGGATTATCTCGACGGCTTTCTCGGCCTCGACGACCGCGACGCCTTCCGTAAAGTGTTCCGGATCGAAGGGCGCCCGCTTTACGACGCCGAGCTCGACGATCTGATACGCCTCAAGGGGCTCGCCTTCACGGACATGGTCTCAGCCGGGGTGACTCCGTACCCGGGGGTGGTGGAGCTGATTCGTGCCCTCTCAGTCCGCCTCCCTGTTGCCCTTTGCAGCGGCGCCCGGAGGAGCGACGTAGTGCCGGTGCTGGCCCTGCTCGGGCTGGCCGGCAGTTTCGACGCCATGGTGACCGCCGACGAGGTGGCGGCGAGCAAGCCCGATCCCGAGAGCTATCGGACGGCCGTGGCGCGACTGCGGAAGATCTTCCCCGCCGTAGACGCCTCAACCACACTCGCCATCGAGGACACCCCTGCGGGTATCGCGTCGGCGACGGGCGCCGGCGTCAAGGTCTTGGCCGTCACCAACAGTTATCCGCGAGAGCGTCTGGTAGAGGCGACTTGGATCGTGGATTCGCTCTGCAGCGTCGACCTGTCCAGCTCTTCCGACGCCCCGCCTGCGTGTGCATAA
- a CDS encoding hybrid sensor histidine kinase/response regulator yields the protein MQARRPARQVGNETADASRNAPPGGSARCLADLCKRLNGTPDPLEALGVLLQAAMEAVDAAEARGGIVSDDDVVTERLSCGSPGQLRRSSAATHATYQRLLRQPEVWIGNDGATAVPLVDSTKGLVAWIELKHTPPLPFSETEVELLEAMAAVTTLALETARMRCEHRHSSRASDEASSLLSATIESTLDGIMAVDANGDIVAYNRRFIQMWGLEEEDLTGGDCNHLLLSLLGELKDPVLFFEKVSELYWQPESESYDVVELRSGRCFERFSRPRLTEDGRPAGRVWTFHDVTELKKLENQLLHAQKMEAIGTLAGGIAHDFNNIMTAVIGYTDLLMLELVPPAPYRGFLENIQNASHRAIALVKNLLAFSREEALPTAKLECNALLQNVAGLMKRLIGHEVDFVLNLSSAPQGILVDQGQIEQVLVNLATNARDAMPHGGTLTIEVAAIELSALELAGHHTAKAGPYVQISFSDTGLGIDESVKSRIFDPFYTTKEVGKGSGLGLSISYGIVKRHGGLIDVASGQGRGTTFSVLLPKVELAPALRPHPLVSPLKEAGSVLPVDYDEPVRNPQNSAPSPSRHGGPMPIPPLDRNSRAASPLYHPVEPSHLRPICVPSASHLRPICVPSASHLLPSRSPRPAFEPLARSF from the coding sequence ATGCAAGCTCGCCGACCGGCCCGGCAAGTGGGAAATGAAACAGCTGACGCGTCCAGGAATGCGCCCCCCGGCGGCTCAGCGCGCTGCCTCGCAGACCTCTGCAAACGCCTGAACGGCACGCCGGACCCGCTTGAGGCGCTGGGGGTGCTTTTGCAGGCGGCGATGGAGGCGGTCGACGCCGCCGAGGCAAGGGGAGGGATCGTCTCCGACGACGACGTCGTGACGGAGCGCCTGTCCTGCGGGAGCCCGGGCCAGCTGCGCCGCAGCAGTGCCGCAACCCACGCGACCTACCAGCGCCTGCTGCGGCAACCGGAGGTCTGGATCGGCAATGACGGTGCAACCGCGGTCCCCCTGGTGGACAGCACGAAGGGCCTGGTTGCCTGGATAGAGCTGAAGCACACGCCCCCCCTCCCCTTCTCCGAAACGGAGGTCGAGCTGCTCGAAGCGATGGCCGCGGTGACGACACTGGCGCTGGAGACAGCCAGGATGAGATGCGAACACCGCCATTCCAGCCGGGCCAGCGACGAGGCCAGCTCCCTGCTGTCGGCGACTATCGAGTCCACTCTGGACGGTATCATGGCAGTCGATGCCAACGGCGACATCGTGGCGTACAACCGCCGCTTCATCCAAATGTGGGGCCTTGAGGAAGAGGACCTGACCGGCGGGGACTGCAACCACCTGCTACTGTCGCTTCTGGGAGAGCTCAAGGACCCGGTCCTCTTCTTCGAGAAAGTGAGCGAGCTTTACTGGCAGCCCGAATCCGAAAGCTACGACGTGGTCGAGCTGCGTAGCGGCAGGTGCTTCGAGCGTTTCTCCCGCCCGCGCCTGACCGAGGACGGCAGGCCCGCCGGACGGGTCTGGACCTTCCACGACGTAACCGAACTGAAGAAGCTGGAAAACCAGCTGCTGCACGCGCAGAAGATGGAGGCGATAGGAACCCTCGCCGGCGGGATCGCCCACGACTTCAACAACATCATGACCGCGGTGATCGGCTACACCGACCTCCTCATGCTGGAGCTCGTCCCCCCCGCGCCGTACCGCGGCTTCCTAGAGAACATCCAGAACGCGTCGCACCGCGCCATTGCCCTGGTGAAGAACCTCCTCGCCTTCAGCAGGGAGGAAGCGCTCCCAACCGCCAAGCTCGAGTGCAACGCCCTGCTCCAGAACGTGGCCGGGCTTATGAAAAGGTTGATCGGCCACGAAGTGGATTTCGTACTGAACCTGTCGAGCGCGCCGCAAGGTATCCTGGTGGACCAGGGCCAGATCGAGCAGGTGCTGGTGAACCTCGCCACCAACGCACGGGACGCCATGCCCCACGGCGGCACCCTCACCATCGAGGTAGCCGCCATCGAACTCTCGGCGCTGGAGCTCGCCGGACACCACACCGCGAAAGCGGGACCGTACGTGCAGATCTCCTTTTCCGACACCGGCCTCGGCATAGACGAGAGCGTGAAAAGCAGGATCTTCGACCCCTTTTACACCACGAAGGAAGTCGGCAAAGGGTCAGGGCTCGGCCTCTCCATTAGCTACGGCATCGTGAAGCGGCACGGCGGGTTGATCGACGTGGCGAGCGGCCAGGGTCGGGGCACCACCTTCTCCGTGTTGCTCCCGAAGGTGGAGCTGGCCCCCGCGCTGCGCCCGCATCCCTTGGTCTCCCCGCTCAAGGAGGCGGGATCGGTCCTGCCGGTTGACTACGATGAGCCGGTGCGCAACCCGCAAAATTCAGCCCCGTCGCCGAGCCGCCATGGTGGCCCCATGCCCATCCCCCCGCTTGACCGTAACTCGCGGGCTGCAAGCCCCCTTTACCACCCCGTGGAGCCTTCCCATCTGCGTCCCATCTGCGTCCCATCTGCGTCCCATCTGCGTCCCATTTGCGTCCCATCTGCGTCCCATCTCCTTCCCTCTCGATCACCGCGGCCGGCTTTCGAGCCGCTCGCGCGCTCCTTTTAA
- the pnpS gene encoding two-component system histidine kinase PnpS, which yields MRLKVIGIQFAVVMAFAAVLCSYEQRLLGVGWALLLTATIVVCSTYLLADLGTRPLRAVAAMASRIGKGEINTKLPAVTDPQVTELARVINEMAAKANAQLDRLEAEKNRLDAILRGMGEGIMVADPQGCITLVNPAFKGLFGLHDEVEGRLLIDISRHPALHESFRDILSSRQERVEELQLHSPKERSLLVHWVPLVECGVVTGVVAVFHDISDLRQMEKMRRDFVANVSHELRTPITIIKGYAETLLAGALEHPTQATKFVSIVHSHADRLASLVSDLLTLSQLESGAVPLEARSVKVQEIAERVVVLLERKIRERGIIVDLAGLKDAPSVMADPGRLEQVIVNLLDNAVKYTPAGGSVTLSAADREESVTIAVQDTGIGIPSKDLSRIFERFYRVDSARSRDEGGTGLGLSIVKHIVQLQGGTVSAQSSGQGSTFFVTLNRADPTYGSGIAPAAAQA from the coding sequence ATGAGGTTAAAAGTCATCGGCATCCAGTTCGCAGTCGTCATGGCGTTTGCTGCGGTACTTTGCAGCTACGAGCAGCGCCTGCTCGGAGTTGGCTGGGCTTTGCTCTTGACCGCCACCATCGTCGTCTGCTCCACCTACCTTCTGGCCGATCTCGGCACCAGGCCGCTTAGGGCCGTTGCCGCCATGGCGTCCAGGATCGGCAAGGGAGAGATCAACACCAAGCTTCCCGCGGTAACCGACCCTCAGGTCACCGAGCTTGCCAGGGTGATCAACGAAATGGCGGCAAAGGCCAACGCGCAACTGGACCGCTTGGAGGCGGAGAAGAATCGGCTGGACGCCATCCTGCGCGGCATGGGCGAAGGAATCATGGTGGCCGACCCTCAGGGATGCATCACGCTGGTCAACCCCGCCTTCAAGGGACTCTTCGGGCTGCATGACGAGGTGGAAGGACGGCTGCTCATCGACATATCGCGCCATCCCGCGCTGCACGAGTCGTTCAGGGACATCTTGTCTTCGCGCCAGGAGCGCGTCGAGGAGCTGCAGTTGCACTCCCCTAAAGAGCGCTCGCTGCTGGTCCACTGGGTGCCGCTCGTGGAGTGCGGGGTGGTGACCGGCGTGGTGGCGGTATTCCACGACATCTCCGACCTCCGGCAGATGGAGAAGATGCGGCGCGACTTCGTCGCCAACGTCTCCCACGAATTGCGCACTCCCATCACCATCATCAAAGGGTACGCAGAAACGCTTCTGGCCGGGGCACTGGAACACCCGACCCAGGCAACGAAGTTCGTCAGCATCGTGCACTCGCACGCGGACCGGCTCGCCTCCCTGGTCAGCGACCTGCTCACCCTGTCCCAGCTGGAGTCGGGTGCGGTCCCCCTGGAGGCCAGGAGCGTGAAGGTGCAGGAGATAGCGGAACGCGTGGTCGTCCTGCTGGAGCGCAAGATCCGGGAGCGCGGCATCATAGTCGACCTCGCCGGACTTAAGGATGCTCCCAGCGTGATGGCAGACCCGGGGCGCCTCGAACAGGTGATCGTCAACCTGCTCGACAACGCGGTGAAATACACCCCCGCCGGGGGCTCGGTGACGCTCAGCGCGGCTGATCGTGAAGAAAGCGTCACCATCGCGGTCCAGGATACCGGCATCGGCATCCCCTCCAAGGACCTCTCGCGCATCTTCGAGCGTTTTTACCGGGTCGACTCGGCGCGCAGCCGCGACGAAGGGGGAACCGGCCTCGGGCTTTCCATCGTGAAACACATAGTCCAGTTGCAGGGTGGAACGGTGTCGGCGCAAAGCTCCGGACAGGGCTCCACCTTCTTCGTCACCCTCAACCGGGCCGACCCGACTTACGGCTCCGGCATAGCGCCGGCCGCGGCCCAAGCCTGA
- the phoU gene encoding phosphate signaling complex protein PhoU, with amino-acid sequence MNKEHVSSQFDSNLASIRLKLLEMGGKVELMISKSMKSIVERDSELAEQIVAMDAEVNRLEVEIDEKCLHLLALRQPAARDLRFVTLALKTVVDLERIGDECVNIARRAMELNREPQLKPYIDLPRMAEAAANAVQAALDAFVRQDVQAALAVCRADTPIDELHGQLQRELITFMMEDPTVIQRALSITCISKFLERIADHATNIAEMVVFMVDGVNVRHARPTSQP; translated from the coding sequence ATGAACAAGGAACATGTAAGTAGCCAGTTCGACAGCAACTTGGCCTCGATCCGCCTGAAGCTCCTGGAGATGGGTGGCAAGGTGGAGCTTATGATCTCGAAATCGATGAAGTCGATCGTGGAACGGGATTCCGAGCTCGCCGAACAGATCGTCGCCATGGACGCAGAGGTGAACCGGCTGGAAGTGGAGATCGACGAGAAGTGCCTCCACCTTCTGGCGCTGCGTCAACCCGCGGCTCGGGACCTGCGCTTCGTCACCCTGGCGCTCAAGACGGTGGTCGACCTGGAGCGGATCGGCGACGAGTGCGTCAATATCGCCAGACGGGCCATGGAACTCAACCGCGAGCCGCAGTTGAAGCCGTACATCGACCTTCCGAGAATGGCCGAAGCCGCCGCGAACGCCGTGCAGGCCGCCCTCGACGCTTTTGTGCGTCAGGACGTGCAGGCCGCACTGGCGGTGTGCCGGGCTGACACCCCCATCGATGAACTGCACGGCCAGTTGCAGAGGGAACTCATCACCTTCATGATGGAAGACCCGACAGTCATACAGCGCGCCCTGAGCATAACCTGCATCTCGAAGTTTCTGGAGCGCATCGCGGATCACGCCACGAACATCGCGGAGATGGTGGTATTCATGGTGGACGGAGTCAACGTCCGGCATGCGAGGCCGACTTCTCAACCGTGA
- a CDS encoding phosphatidylserine decarboxylase: protein MQTTRHQYIARESGAVCDEALFGDRFVRLMYHGVRENAPGLFRLLTSPRMTGILGYVNYDLPFASGGSACARFLHQLKVDLSECLLRPEELDTPRKVFERRIRYWECRPMPERAEEVVSPADARVLVGSCRDTSSLFIKDKFFSFDELLGGERLPWLNALRDGDFALFRLTPDKYHYNHTPVSGEVADIYTIDGEFNSCNPEAIVAMATPYSKNRRVVTIINTDVKGGSNVGLVAMIEVVALMIGDIVQCYSAERYLDPQPITRGMFVKKGQPKSLYRPGSSTDIVIFQKGRVSFAADLLENQARIDATSRFSQGFSIPLVETDIRVRALLASAR from the coding sequence ATGCAGACGACACGGCACCAGTACATCGCGCGGGAGAGCGGCGCTGTCTGCGACGAAGCGCTCTTCGGCGACCGCTTCGTCCGGCTCATGTACCACGGCGTGCGGGAGAACGCGCCCGGGCTGTTCCGGCTTTTGACCAGCCCGCGCATGACCGGCATCCTCGGTTACGTCAACTACGACCTCCCCTTCGCCTCGGGGGGCTCGGCCTGCGCCCGTTTCCTGCACCAGCTGAAGGTCGACCTATCCGAATGCCTGCTGCGGCCCGAAGAACTCGACACCCCGCGCAAGGTCTTCGAGCGCCGGATACGCTACTGGGAGTGCCGCCCCATGCCGGAAAGGGCGGAGGAGGTGGTTTCTCCCGCCGACGCCCGGGTGCTGGTCGGCTCCTGCCGCGACACCTCCAGCCTCTTCATCAAGGACAAGTTCTTCAGCTTCGACGAGCTTTTGGGGGGCGAGCGCCTTCCCTGGCTCAACGCGCTGCGCGACGGGGACTTCGCCCTGTTCCGGCTCACCCCCGACAAGTACCACTACAACCACACCCCCGTATCCGGCGAAGTGGCGGACATCTACACGATCGACGGCGAGTTCAACTCCTGCAACCCGGAGGCGATCGTCGCCATGGCGACCCCTTACTCCAAGAACCGGCGGGTGGTGACCATCATCAACACGGACGTCAAGGGGGGAAGCAACGTCGGCCTGGTCGCCATGATCGAGGTGGTGGCGCTCATGATCGGCGACATCGTGCAGTGCTACAGCGCCGAGCGCTACCTCGACCCGCAACCCATAACGCGCGGCATGTTCGTCAAGAAAGGGCAGCCCAAATCGCTCTACCGCCCCGGGAGCAGTACCGACATCGTCATCTTCCAGAAAGGGAGGGTGAGCTTCGCCGCGGACCTCCTGGAAAACCAGGCGCGCATCGACGCGACCAGCAGGTTCTCGCAGGGGTTCAGCATTCCCCTGGTGGAAACCGACATCAGGGTCCGCGCGCTGCTGGCCTCGGCCCGCTGA
- the pgsA gene encoding CDP-diacylglycerol--glycerol-3-phosphate 3-phosphatidyltransferase codes for MSSPPPAKIMNIPNILTMVRIAAIPILCVLLLSPEREPCFWAAALFAAASVTDWLDGYLARRMGIVTVFGKFLDPIADKLIVMAALIMILPFDRVPAWMVLVILGREMIITGLRGIASTEGIVIPASNLGKFKTIFQLVAIIGLLLHYDYRWFFSIDHPLLVVNMHNVGMFYLWIATVITIWSGVDYLNKFVRVIAK; via the coding sequence ATGTCCTCCCCCCCCCCAGCGAAGATAATGAACATCCCCAACATCCTCACCATGGTGCGGATCGCGGCGATACCGATTCTGTGCGTCCTGCTCCTGTCGCCTGAGCGCGAGCCCTGCTTCTGGGCCGCGGCGCTCTTTGCCGCGGCGTCGGTGACCGACTGGCTGGACGGCTACCTGGCCCGCCGCATGGGGATCGTCACCGTGTTCGGGAAGTTCCTGGACCCGATCGCCGACAAGCTGATCGTCATGGCCGCCCTGATCATGATCCTTCCCTTCGACCGGGTTCCGGCCTGGATGGTGCTGGTGATCCTCGGGCGGGAGATGATCATCACCGGGCTGCGCGGCATCGCCTCCACCGAGGGGATCGTGATACCCGCGAGCAATCTGGGGAAGTTCAAGACCATCTTCCAACTGGTCGCCATCATCGGCCTGTTGCTGCACTACGACTACCGCTGGTTCTTTTCCATCGACCATCCATTGCTGGTAGTGAACATGCACAACGTCGGGATGTTCTATCTTTGGATCGCCACTGTGATAACTATCTGGTCCGGTGTCGACTATCTCAATAAGTTCGTCAGGGTCATAGCCAAGTAG
- a CDS encoding gamma-glutamylcyclotransferase family protein: MKPYFAYGSNLWLKQMRSRCPGCRTIGAGVLIGYRWIITTRGYASVVRSVADVVFGTVYALSEEDEGRLDHSRGCRRGTTGRSFSWWKRKRATANDEPAMQLIESYCKVHPQESFRTSATEMARTLFYSAAK, from the coding sequence ATGAAGCCCTATTTCGCCTACGGCTCCAACCTGTGGCTCAAACAGATGAGGAGCCGCTGCCCCGGCTGCCGGACCATAGGCGCTGGGGTGCTGATCGGCTATCGCTGGATCATAACGACCCGCGGCTATGCGAGTGTCGTCCGCTCGGTTGCCGACGTCGTCTTCGGGACCGTGTACGCCCTCTCCGAGGAAGACGAGGGTCGCCTGGACCATTCGAGGGGGTGCCGCAGGGGCACTACAGGAAGGAGCTTCTCGTGGTGGAAACGGAAAAGGGCAACCGCCAACGATGAGCCGGCGATGCAGCTCATCGAGAGCTACTGCAAGGTGCACCCGCAGGAGAGCTTCCGCACCTCCGCCACCGAGATGGCGCGCACGCTCTTCTACAGCGCAGCGAAGTAA
- a CDS encoding response regulator, which produces MQTVLIIEDEKDLAELLSFNLEREGYKTVIALDGAEGLEAVERVQPDLILLDLMLPGMFGTDVCKTVKKSEKSAHIPVVMLTAKGEEIDKVVGFEVGADDYVIKPFSTRELMLRVKAVLRRKAPEPAATNIINVGGIRIDTERHEVTVNGDEINFTTTEFKLLYTLVMRFGRVQSRDVLLRDVWGYNFVEDTRTVDTHITRLRTKMGNAGDMIKTVRGFGYKLEVQ; this is translated from the coding sequence ATGCAAACTGTATTGATCATTGAAGATGAGAAAGACCTCGCGGAGTTGCTTTCTTTCAACCTTGAACGGGAAGGATACAAGACAGTGATAGCTCTCGACGGCGCCGAGGGGTTGGAGGCCGTGGAGCGGGTTCAGCCTGACCTTATCCTTTTGGACCTGATGTTGCCCGGGATGTTCGGCACCGACGTGTGCAAGACGGTCAAGAAATCCGAAAAGTCGGCGCACATCCCGGTGGTCATGCTGACTGCGAAGGGGGAGGAGATAGACAAAGTGGTCGGCTTCGAGGTCGGCGCCGACGACTACGTGATCAAGCCGTTTTCCACCAGAGAACTCATGCTCCGCGTCAAGGCGGTGCTGCGCCGAAAGGCACCAGAACCGGCGGCGACCAACATCATCAACGTTGGCGGGATCAGAATCGACACCGAGCGCCACGAAGTCACCGTGAACGGAGACGAGATCAATTTCACCACAACCGAGTTCAAGCTCCTGTACACCCTGGTGATGCGCTTTGGCAGGGTCCAAAGCCGCGACGTACTGCTGCGCGACGTATGGGGCTACAACTTCGTCGAGGACACCCGCACCGTCGACACCCACATCACCCGCCTGCGGACCAAGATGGGCAACGCGGGAGATATGATCAAGACGGTGCGCGGCTTCGGCTACAAATTGGAGGTGCAATGA
- a CDS encoding prolipoprotein diacylglyceryl transferase family protein: MTETIFLLGLAACSALYLIWGWTTLPAERWQIAASVPVRKSDDGSWAGANLTWYGILTANAYVAAGALALLLMGAAGIPFRSVAAIVFLLLAACIPASRLVAQLVEGKANTFTVGGAVFVGILFAPWIVMLVNRLLAEGAPFPPSAALAAIGIAYAFGEGYGRLACLSFGCCYGKPLCACHPKVATLFSPIALTFTGKTKKIAYASGLDGVKVLPVQGITYFLYCGAGLAGSYLFLKAQYSAAFLLTLSVTQAWRVVSEFFRDDYRGAGRLSAYQWMGMFGVCYGAWAAWRFGRKLEPLPDLGTGLKALWNPMPILLLQGLWGGIFLYTGLSRVTAARLNFHVQTDKV; the protein is encoded by the coding sequence ATGACAGAGACCATTTTCTTGCTGGGGCTGGCGGCATGCTCGGCCCTCTACCTCATCTGGGGCTGGACTACGCTTCCGGCGGAGCGCTGGCAGATAGCGGCCTCGGTCCCCGTCAGGAAAAGCGACGACGGCTCCTGGGCGGGGGCCAACCTCACCTGGTACGGCATCTTGACCGCCAACGCCTACGTCGCGGCCGGCGCGCTCGCGCTGCTCCTTATGGGAGCGGCCGGAATCCCCTTCAGGAGCGTGGCGGCCATCGTCTTTCTCCTGCTGGCGGCCTGCATCCCCGCCTCGCGCCTGGTGGCGCAGCTCGTGGAGGGGAAAGCGAACACCTTCACCGTGGGAGGAGCGGTCTTCGTCGGCATCCTGTTCGCCCCCTGGATCGTGATGCTGGTGAACCGCTTGCTCGCGGAAGGCGCCCCGTTTCCCCCATCGGCCGCCCTCGCCGCTATCGGCATCGCCTACGCCTTCGGCGAAGGGTACGGCAGGCTCGCGTGCCTGAGTTTCGGCTGCTGTTACGGCAAGCCCCTTTGCGCCTGCCACCCCAAGGTCGCCACTTTGTTCTCCCCTATCGCCCTCACCTTCACCGGCAAGACCAAGAAGATCGCTTACGCCTCCGGGCTGGACGGGGTGAAAGTGCTCCCGGTGCAGGGTATCACCTACTTCCTGTACTGCGGCGCGGGGCTCGCCGGAAGCTACCTGTTCCTGAAGGCGCAGTACAGCGCGGCCTTTCTGCTCACCCTTTCGGTTACCCAGGCCTGGCGCGTCGTCTCCGAGTTCTTCCGCGACGACTATCGCGGCGCGGGGAGGCTTTCGGCGTACCAGTGGATGGGGATGTTCGGCGTCTGCTACGGCGCCTGGGCCGCTTGGCGCTTCGGCCGCAAGCTCGAACCGCTCCCGGACCTCGGCACCGGCCTGAAAGCTCTTTGGAACCCGATGCCGATCCTACTGCTGCAGGGGCTTTGGGGTGGCATCTTCCTCTACACCGGTCTGAGCCGGGTGACGGCGGCAAGGCTCAATTTCCACGTGCAGACGGACAAGGTGTAA
- a CDS encoding lytic transglycosylase domain-containing protein, translating to MPCRSQRLLFAGLATLLALSSAPLAPARADIYRYEDPDGTLHFTDAPTDKRFKVFMRDIKKDKKLRTAFKLPGYARNPAEFEPIINSCSREFGVDSSLVKAVIHAESGYNPSAVSSKGAQGLMQLMPKTAQGLKVSDCFNPSDNIRGGVRYLRFLLDTFKGDESLALAAYNSGMGSVAKYGGIPPFKETQSYVAKVLSYRNNYR from the coding sequence ATGCCCTGTAGGTCTCAACGACTGCTTTTTGCGGGGTTGGCGACGCTGCTGGCGCTCTCCAGCGCCCCCCTCGCCCCGGCCCGTGCCGACATATACCGTTACGAGGATCCCGACGGGACCCTGCACTTCACCGATGCACCTACCGACAAGCGGTTCAAGGTGTTCATGAGGGACATAAAGAAGGACAAGAAACTAAGGACCGCCTTCAAGCTCCCCGGCTACGCCAGGAACCCCGCAGAATTCGAGCCCATAATCAACTCCTGCTCACGCGAGTTCGGCGTCGACAGCTCGCTGGTCAAAGCCGTAATCCATGCCGAGTCCGGCTACAACCCCTCCGCCGTCTCGTCCAAGGGGGCCCAAGGGCTCATGCAGCTGATGCCCAAGACCGCCCAGGGGCTCAAGGTCTCGGATTGCTTCAACCCCTCCGACAACATCCGCGGCGGGGTACGCTACCTGAGGTTCCTTCTGGACACCTTCAAGGGAGACGAGTCGCTGGCTTTGGCCGCCTACAACTCGGGCATGGGGTCCGTCGCCAAGTACGGCGGCATCCCCCCCTTCAAGGAAACGCAGAGTTACGTGGCCAAAGTATTGAGTTACCGGAACAACTACAGATAG